In Parus major isolate Abel chromosome 1, Parus_major1.1, whole genome shotgun sequence, the following proteins share a genomic window:
- the RFC3 gene encoding replication factor C subunit 3 isoform X1 yields MSLWADKHRPSALARLDFHREQAARLRNLVQCGDFPHLLVYGPSGAGKKTRIMCLLRELYGAGVEKLRIEHQSITAPSKKKIEISTIASNYHLEVNPSDAGNNDRVVIQELLKTVAQSQQLETSTQRDFKVVLLTEVDKLTKDAQHALRRTMEKYMATCRLILCCNSMSKIIGPIQSRCLAVRVPAPSIEDICHVLSSVCKKEGLTLPQELAQRIAEKSGRNLRKALLMCESCRVQQYPFTADQDIPEMDWEVYLRETANAIVGQQTPQRLLEVRGRLYELLTHCIPPEIIMKGLLTELLNNCDGQLKGEVAQMAAFYEHRLQLGSKAIYHLEAFVAKFMAIYKKFMEDGLDDMMF; encoded by the exons gttCAGTGTGGTGACTTTCCTCATCTGTTGGTGTATGGACcatcaggagctgggaaaaaaacaagaataatgTGTTTGTTAAGGGAATTATATGGTGCAGGAGTGGAGAAACTGAGGATTGAGCATCAAAGTATAACG GCACCGTCTAAGAAGAAGATTGAAATTAGCACCATTGCAAGTAATTATCACCTTGAAGTTAACCCAAG TGATGCGGGAAACAATGACCGTGTGGTAATTCAGGAGCTCTTGAAGACGGTGGCACAGTCCCAACAGCTTGAGACAAGTACTCAACGAGATTTTAAAG TGGTGCTGTTAACAGAAGTTGACAAACTTACTAAAGATGCTCAGCATGCTTTGCGAAGAACAATGGAGAAGTACATGGCAACCTGCAGGTTGATCCTGTGCTGCAACTCAATGTCAAAAATTATCGGACCCATTCAAAGCAGATGCCTGGCTGTACGAGTGCCTGCTCCCAGCATTGAAGAT ATCTGCCATGTCTTGTCCAGTGTGTGTAAGAAAGAAGGCCTGACTCTGCCTCAGGAATTGGCTCAAAGGATTGCTGAGAAATCTGGCAGGAATCTTCGGAAAGCATTACTCATGTGTGAGTCCTGCAGAGTACAACA GTATCCTTTTACTGCTGATCAAGACATTCCTGAGATGGACTGGGAAGTTTATTTGAGAGAAACTGCAAATGCTATTGTTGGTCAACAGACACCACAAAG GCTTTTAGAAGTCCGTGGACGGCTTTATGAACTCCTGACACACTGCATCCCTCCTGAGATTATAATGAAG gGCCTCCTGACAGAACTTCTAAATAATTGTGATGGACAGCTGAAAGGAGAAGTTGCACAGATGGCGGCCTTCTATGAACACCGCTTGCAACTGGGCAGCAAAGCCATTTATCATCTAGAAGCATTTGTTGCAAAGTTTATGGCAATTTACAAGAAGTTCATGGAGGATGGGCTGGATGACATGATGTTCTAA
- the RFC3 gene encoding replication factor C subunit 3 isoform X2 encodes MCLLRELYGAGVEKLRIEHQSITAPSKKKIEISTIASNYHLEVNPSDAGNNDRVVIQELLKTVAQSQQLETSTQRDFKVVLLTEVDKLTKDAQHALRRTMEKYMATCRLILCCNSMSKIIGPIQSRCLAVRVPAPSIEDICHVLSSVCKKEGLTLPQELAQRIAEKSGRNLRKALLMCESCRVQQYPFTADQDIPEMDWEVYLRETANAIVGQQTPQRLLEVRGRLYELLTHCIPPEIIMKGLLTELLNNCDGQLKGEVAQMAAFYEHRLQLGSKAIYHLEAFVAKFMAIYKKFMEDGLDDMMF; translated from the exons atgTGTTTGTTAAGGGAATTATATGGTGCAGGAGTGGAGAAACTGAGGATTGAGCATCAAAGTATAACG GCACCGTCTAAGAAGAAGATTGAAATTAGCACCATTGCAAGTAATTATCACCTTGAAGTTAACCCAAG TGATGCGGGAAACAATGACCGTGTGGTAATTCAGGAGCTCTTGAAGACGGTGGCACAGTCCCAACAGCTTGAGACAAGTACTCAACGAGATTTTAAAG TGGTGCTGTTAACAGAAGTTGACAAACTTACTAAAGATGCTCAGCATGCTTTGCGAAGAACAATGGAGAAGTACATGGCAACCTGCAGGTTGATCCTGTGCTGCAACTCAATGTCAAAAATTATCGGACCCATTCAAAGCAGATGCCTGGCTGTACGAGTGCCTGCTCCCAGCATTGAAGAT ATCTGCCATGTCTTGTCCAGTGTGTGTAAGAAAGAAGGCCTGACTCTGCCTCAGGAATTGGCTCAAAGGATTGCTGAGAAATCTGGCAGGAATCTTCGGAAAGCATTACTCATGTGTGAGTCCTGCAGAGTACAACA GTATCCTTTTACTGCTGATCAAGACATTCCTGAGATGGACTGGGAAGTTTATTTGAGAGAAACTGCAAATGCTATTGTTGGTCAACAGACACCACAAAG GCTTTTAGAAGTCCGTGGACGGCTTTATGAACTCCTGACACACTGCATCCCTCCTGAGATTATAATGAAG gGCCTCCTGACAGAACTTCTAAATAATTGTGATGGACAGCTGAAAGGAGAAGTTGCACAGATGGCGGCCTTCTATGAACACCGCTTGCAACTGGGCAGCAAAGCCATTTATCATCTAGAAGCATTTGTTGCAAAGTTTATGGCAATTTACAAGAAGTTCATGGAGGATGGGCTGGATGACATGATGTTCTAA
- the LOC117244349 gene encoding LOW QUALITY PROTEIN: probable tRNA methyltransferase 9B (The sequence of the model RefSeq protein was modified relative to this genomic sequence to represent the inferred CDS: deleted 1 base in 1 codon) encodes HISSQADKLGCDCCSPSVELAQTGGHEAVVCHSSRLPCGIESFNTVLSTAGKFYVQPVATGQTCKESKLFRLAILSFLDLGFFQLIIPIDRGAGKDMMRPDSCINTMMHHFSTGERCMQVIKEMAHILRVGGQIMIYVWAMEQKWGRFEKQDNFVP; translated from the exons CACATCAGCTCTCAAGCTGATAAACTGGGTTGTGACTGCTGTTCCCCATCAGTGGAATTGGCTCAAACTGGAGGCCATGAAGCAGTGGTTTGCCACAGCTCACGTCTGCCTTGTGGTATTGAGAGCTTCAACACTGTCCTGTCCACTGCTGGCAAGTTCTATGTGCAGCCAGTGGCTACAGGACAGACTTGTAAAGAGTCTAAACTGTTTAGGCTGGCAATTCTGTCTTTTCtagatttgggattttttca GCTAATCATCCCAATAGACAGGGGAGCAGGAAAAGACATGATGCGTCCTGACTCTTGCATCAACACAA TGATGCACCATTTTTCAACT GGAGAGAGGTGCATGCAAGTGATAAAAGAGATGGCTCACATCTTGAGAGTAGGAGGCCAGATAATGATATATGTGTGGGCAATGGAGCAAAAATGGGGAAGATTTGAAAAGCAAGACAACTTTGTTCCTTAG